A genomic segment from Chitinophaga niabensis encodes:
- a CDS encoding RagB/SusD family nutrient uptake outer membrane protein, giving the protein MKKLITTILLICLIATSCKKALEIEVFDFKDPENFYKTDKDLLQGINGVYKNLMTWDMWISPAWCSVLGEDDDLLLENWLAGGYTGNQRGEWYIQRPWKGYYYAVQRANLVLKYAAQVTGDAAMIDRIKAEALFIRGFCYFEIVRRYGAAPIRTEAYTPEQSKNIARSPVADVYKQAEADLKAAAAVLPENYTGGKYAAADRGRPTKAAALGLLAKVYMHMAGDELKQTNYYTEAITAAKAVRDMAKASGYPKLEMNYMKNFIESEQDNSDEILFAIPATHSPNQGSELPGYFSPQGRYSGGGSGGFVSIRIDLYNKFEANDARVAFGTAIWDSWKNNANEDYYYVSRLPAGAVFKAGGTWGSEYGGGAGYGQDTYTFGGKDIFASPRLYSKKYTDPNAQAKDENGNNPIIIRYADVLLLLAEAENEVNGPTGLAYDAADEVRVRANLLPWTRNLSKEEFRQRIRDERRKELYGEFQRRWDLIRWGIWIQTMKAAGRDRLEFQKLYPIAQEEIAGNKEITVNNPGY; this is encoded by the coding sequence ATGAAAAAGTTAATCACCACCATTTTATTAATATGCTTAATTGCTACTTCCTGTAAGAAAGCGTTAGAAATAGAAGTATTCGATTTTAAAGACCCTGAGAATTTCTATAAAACAGATAAAGACCTGTTGCAGGGTATCAATGGCGTATACAAAAATCTCATGACCTGGGATATGTGGATCTCCCCGGCCTGGTGTTCTGTACTGGGTGAAGATGATGACCTGCTGCTGGAAAACTGGCTGGCTGGCGGTTATACCGGAAACCAGCGTGGAGAGTGGTATATACAACGGCCCTGGAAAGGTTACTATTATGCCGTACAGCGTGCTAACCTGGTATTGAAATATGCAGCGCAGGTTACGGGGGATGCTGCCATGATAGACAGGATAAAAGCGGAGGCTTTATTCATCCGCGGCTTCTGTTACTTTGAGATAGTAAGAAGGTATGGTGCCGCACCGATCCGCACGGAAGCTTACACGCCGGAACAATCCAAGAACATTGCACGCAGCCCTGTAGCAGATGTATATAAACAGGCAGAAGCAGATCTGAAAGCAGCAGCTGCTGTATTGCCTGAAAATTACACCGGCGGAAAGTATGCCGCCGCAGATCGTGGCCGCCCTACCAAAGCAGCCGCACTGGGTTTGCTGGCAAAAGTTTATATGCATATGGCAGGTGATGAACTGAAACAAACGAATTATTATACAGAAGCTATTACTGCTGCCAAAGCAGTGAGGGATATGGCAAAGGCTTCCGGTTATCCGAAACTGGAAATGAACTATATGAAGAATTTCATTGAGTCCGAACAGGATAACAGTGATGAGATCCTCTTTGCTATTCCCGCCACACATTCTCCCAACCAGGGCTCTGAACTGCCCGGTTACTTTTCACCACAAGGCAGGTACAGTGGTGGCGGCAGTGGTGGTTTTGTAAGTATACGGATAGACCTTTACAATAAGTTTGAAGCGAACGATGCCCGCGTGGCATTTGGTACAGCTATCTGGGATAGCTGGAAAAATAATGCCAACGAAGATTATTATTATGTAAGCCGCCTGCCGGCTGGTGCTGTGTTTAAAGCAGGAGGCACCTGGGGCAGTGAATATGGTGGTGGCGCCGGTTATGGACAGGATACCTATACTTTTGGCGGGAAAGATATCTTTGCTTCGCCACGTTTGTATTCCAAAAAATATACGGACCCCAATGCGCAGGCAAAAGATGAAAACGGCAACAACCCCATCATCATCCGTTATGCAGATGTACTGTTATTGTTAGCTGAAGCAGAGAACGAAGTGAACGGCCCCACCGGCCTGGCTTATGATGCGGCGGACGAAGTGCGGGTGCGTGCCAACCTCCTTCCCTGGACGCGTAATCTCTCAAAAGAAGAGTTTCGTCAACGGATCAGGGATGAAAGAAGGAAAGAGCTCTATGGTGAATTCCAGCGCCGCTGGGACCTGATCCGCTGGGGCATCTGGATCCAAACCATGAAAGCTGCCGGCCGCGACAGGCTGGAGTTTCAGAAGTTATACCCTATTGCACAGGAAGAGATTGCAGGTAATAAAGAGATCACCGTTAATAATCCGGGGTACTAA
- a CDS encoding glycoside hydrolase family 130 protein, which translates to MKEFTERLNRLERAYEALVSRKNEPMPDGNGVFVRYKHPVLTAAHTRLTWRYDLNPDNNPYLMERFGINGVFNSGAIKWKGKYLLMARVEGVDRKSFFAIAESDNGIDNFRFREYPCIIPETDDPDGNIYDIRLTAHEDGYIYGLFCTERKDPAAAPFDQSAAIAACGIVRTKDMQHWERLPDLKTPSPQQRNVVLHQEFVDGKYAFYTRPQDGFIEAGTGGGIGFGVCEDITRPVIGEEKILDPKVYHTVYEMKNGLGPAPIKTAHGWLHLAHGVRNTAAGLRYVLYLFMTDLQDLARVTHKPAGYFLAPEGEERTGDVSNVVFSNGWIADEDGQVFIYYASSDTRMHVATSTLDQLIDYVLKTPADGLRSAATVNTICRIIDGNKAFALVKGNGVK; encoded by the coding sequence ATGAAAGAATTTACGGAGCGTTTAAACCGCCTGGAGAGAGCCTATGAAGCATTAGTTAGTCGTAAGAATGAACCCATGCCTGATGGGAATGGGGTCTTTGTACGGTATAAACACCCGGTGTTAACTGCGGCGCATACAAGACTAACATGGCGTTATGATCTGAATCCCGATAACAACCCTTACCTGATGGAAAGGTTTGGTATCAATGGCGTATTCAATTCCGGCGCTATCAAATGGAAAGGTAAATACCTGCTGATGGCAAGGGTGGAAGGGGTGGACCGCAAATCCTTCTTTGCCATCGCGGAGAGTGACAATGGCATTGATAACTTCAGGTTCCGGGAATATCCCTGCATCATTCCTGAAACGGATGATCCGGATGGGAACATTTACGATATCCGCCTGACGGCTCATGAGGATGGTTACATTTACGGGCTGTTCTGCACGGAAAGGAAAGACCCTGCCGCAGCCCCCTTTGACCAAAGCGCTGCCATTGCCGCCTGTGGCATTGTACGCACAAAGGATATGCAACACTGGGAGCGGCTGCCCGATCTGAAAACACCTTCTCCCCAGCAAAGGAATGTGGTATTACACCAGGAATTTGTGGATGGGAAATATGCTTTCTATACCCGCCCCCAGGATGGTTTCATTGAGGCCGGTACCGGCGGGGGCATTGGCTTTGGGGTTTGTGAGGATATTACCCGCCCTGTGATCGGTGAAGAAAAGATCCTGGACCCCAAAGTATATCATACCGTTTACGAAATGAAGAACGGCCTGGGCCCTGCACCTATTAAAACAGCACATGGCTGGCTGCACCTGGCACATGGTGTGCGGAACACCGCTGCAGGGCTGCGTTATGTGCTGTACCTTTTTATGACGGACCTGCAGGACCTGGCCAGGGTAACACATAAGCCCGCCGGTTATTTCCTGGCCCCGGAAGGTGAGGAGCGCACAGGAGATGTATCCAATGTGGTATTTTCTAATGGCTGGATTGCAGACGAGGATGGGCAGGTGTTCATCTATTACGCCTCTTCCGATACAAGGATGCATGTGGCCACCTCCACACTGGATCAGTTGATAGATTATGTTTTAAAAACGCCGGCAGACGGATTGCGGTCTGCCGCCACCGTCAATACCATCTGCAGGATCATTGACGGTAATAAAGCTTTCGCCCTGGTAAAGGGTAATGGTGTAAAATGA
- a CDS encoding M16 family metallopeptidase produces the protein MKRRVLLLALATTSVFSLWEQPALAQKKAAPVVKKTGDVIPDDPDVKIGKLANGLTYYIRKNTEPKNRAVLYMALKAGSLMETDAQQGLAHFTEHMAFNGTKDFPKNELINYLQKAGVKFGADLNAFTAFDQTVYQLPIPTDSAALFKNGFKILANWAGYVTMEDSEIDNERGVIVEEDRQRGKNAQSRIQKELLPVLLKGSRYAERIPIGKLDIIQNFKHNEIKQFYKDWYRPNLQGVIAVGDFDVAQVEAMIKENFSPLKNPANPKPVVKYNMPDNKEPLVKIVTDKEFPYNVAVVMIRHHGSVGKTTAEVKAGIINGMINNMMGNRINELKQKGTAPFVEGQFSYGAYQGGLIPGLEATSVVAVAKSGDELTKALGGVMTEAERMSQFGFTASELDIVKKNLEAGNEKSFREKDKTPSNSYVQAYLSNFLQGSPIPAATYRYEMVKRLLGEITLEDVNKKAKEMIKPENMMIVIQAPEKEKEKLPTEAQLLATVQGAGKGVTAYVENKVDKPLLEKKPVAGKVVSEEKIEGIDVTKLTLSNGVKVYLKPTTFKNDQILFSSFGEGGTSLADDKEYLAMNYASNIAGDGIGEFDNTQLRKLLAGSTASAGAYIGDLHQGFSGSASPKDLETALQLVYARATNPRKDPVVFKKNLDDYKVMLQNADDNPESVYGDTITAVLSSNSIRERKPTPAELDAISLDKSFDFYKARFADASGQTFVFVGNFEVDKIKPLLETYLGGLPAANHTEKYIDRGIKPLSGKVERTVKKGIEDKAQVKLYFHNDYQYSPENNLQLSALSDILEFKVLERLREKESGVYSPNVGVSYEKLPSPYYNLQISFSCATANVDKLIAAALDEIEKIKKEGATAVDVEKFKAESRRAMEVSLRENNFWLSYLTSKFRNNEDPLSVLKQNERLEQVTPESVKAAAQKYLGGADYFRAVLVPEK, from the coding sequence ATGAAAAGAAGAGTTCTATTGCTTGCGCTTGCTACCACAAGCGTTTTTTCTTTATGGGAGCAACCCGCCCTGGCGCAGAAAAAGGCCGCGCCGGTAGTAAAGAAAACAGGAGATGTTATCCCTGACGACCCCGATGTAAAGATCGGCAAGCTGGCCAACGGCCTCACCTACTATATCCGTAAGAATACAGAGCCTAAGAACAGGGCTGTGCTCTATATGGCCTTAAAAGCAGGTTCCCTGATGGAAACCGACGCTCAGCAAGGGCTGGCTCACTTCACGGAGCACATGGCCTTTAACGGTACTAAAGACTTTCCCAAAAATGAACTGATCAACTACCTGCAGAAGGCCGGTGTGAAGTTTGGGGCAGACCTGAATGCCTTTACTGCTTTTGATCAAACGGTATACCAGCTGCCTATTCCTACAGATAGCGCCGCACTGTTCAAGAACGGCTTTAAGATCCTGGCCAACTGGGCTGGATACGTAACCATGGAGGATAGTGAAATTGACAATGAAAGAGGGGTGATCGTGGAAGAAGACCGCCAGCGGGGCAAGAATGCGCAATCCCGTATTCAGAAAGAACTGTTGCCGGTACTCCTGAAAGGTTCCCGTTATGCAGAACGCATCCCTATCGGTAAACTGGATATTATCCAGAACTTTAAACATAACGAGATCAAACAGTTCTATAAAGACTGGTACCGTCCTAACCTGCAAGGGGTTATTGCGGTAGGTGATTTTGATGTTGCACAGGTGGAAGCGATGATCAAAGAAAACTTCAGCCCGCTGAAGAACCCTGCCAACCCTAAACCAGTTGTTAAATATAATATGCCGGATAACAAGGAGCCGCTGGTAAAGATCGTAACGGATAAAGAATTCCCTTACAACGTAGCTGTTGTAATGATCCGTCACCACGGTTCTGTTGGCAAAACAACTGCGGAGGTGAAAGCCGGTATCATTAATGGTATGATCAATAACATGATGGGCAACCGCATTAATGAACTGAAACAAAAAGGCACCGCGCCTTTCGTGGAAGGCCAGTTTTCCTATGGCGCCTACCAGGGAGGCCTGATCCCTGGCCTGGAAGCAACCAGCGTTGTAGCGGTTGCCAAATCCGGGGATGAGCTTACCAAAGCATTAGGTGGTGTAATGACGGAGGCAGAACGCATGAGCCAGTTCGGCTTTACCGCTTCTGAGCTGGACATTGTAAAGAAGAACCTGGAAGCAGGGAATGAAAAGTCTTTCAGAGAGAAGGACAAAACACCTTCTAACTCCTACGTACAGGCTTACCTCAGCAACTTCCTGCAAGGCAGCCCCATCCCGGCCGCTACCTACCGTTATGAAATGGTGAAACGCCTCCTGGGTGAGATCACACTGGAAGATGTGAACAAAAAAGCGAAGGAGATGATCAAGCCTGAGAATATGATGATCGTTATACAGGCGCCTGAGAAAGAAAAAGAAAAATTACCTACGGAAGCACAATTGCTGGCCACTGTTCAGGGCGCCGGCAAAGGTGTTACTGCATACGTAGAGAATAAAGTGGATAAACCGCTGCTGGAGAAAAAACCGGTGGCTGGTAAAGTAGTGAGCGAAGAAAAGATCGAAGGTATCGATGTAACCAAACTCACTTTATCCAATGGTGTAAAAGTATACCTGAAACCCACCACTTTCAAGAACGACCAGATCCTGTTCTCTTCTTTTGGAGAAGGCGGCACTTCCCTGGCGGACGATAAGGAATACCTGGCCATGAACTACGCCAGCAATATTGCCGGCGATGGTATCGGCGAATTTGATAACACACAGTTAAGGAAGTTATTGGCCGGTTCCACTGCCAGTGCCGGCGCTTACATTGGCGATCTGCACCAGGGCTTTAGCGGCAGCGCTTCTCCCAAAGACCTGGAAACAGCCTTGCAGCTGGTATATGCCCGTGCTACCAATCCCCGTAAAGATCCTGTAGTGTTCAAAAAGAACCTGGACGATTACAAGGTGATGCTGCAGAATGCAGACGATAACCCGGAAAGTGTGTATGGCGATACCATCACTGCCGTACTCTCTTCCAACAGCATCCGTGAAAGAAAACCAACTCCTGCAGAACTCGATGCCATTTCCCTGGATAAGTCCTTTGACTTCTACAAGGCCCGCTTCGCTGATGCCAGCGGACAAACCTTTGTATTTGTAGGGAACTTTGAAGTGGACAAGATCAAGCCATTACTGGAAACCTACCTGGGTGGATTACCTGCGGCTAACCATACAGAAAAATACATCGACCGTGGTATCAAACCATTAAGCGGTAAAGTAGAAAGAACTGTGAAAAAAGGTATTGAAGATAAAGCACAGGTGAAACTGTACTTCCACAACGATTACCAGTATTCACCGGAGAACAATCTGCAGCTGAGTGCATTGAGCGATATCCTGGAGTTTAAAGTACTGGAGCGTTTACGTGAGAAGGAGAGTGGTGTGTACAGCCCGAATGTGGGTGTTTCCTATGAGAAACTGCCCAGCCCGTACTACAACCTGCAGATCTCTTTCAGCTGCGCTACTGCAAATGTGGATAAGCTGATCGCTGCGGCGCTGGATGAAATTGAGAAGATCAAGAAAGAAGGCGCTACCGCGGTAGATGTGGAGAAGTTCAAAGCAGAAAGCAGAAGGGCTATGGAAGTTAGCCTGAGGGAGAACAATTTCTGGCTGTCCTACCTCACCAGCAAATTCCGCAACAACGAAGATCCTTTAAGCGTGCTGAAACAAAACGAACGGCTTGAGCAGGTAACCCCTGAGAGCGTTAAAGCTGCAGCACAGAAATACCTGGGCGGCGCTGACTATTTCAGGGCCGTACTGGTGCCTGAAAAATAG
- a CDS encoding GAF domain-containing protein, with product MQQLLIDFSGNMPDGLQIDSALSFKPFITFLHKRIKEEKTVKADFFKNVLEKFEAARLPDELSIEQFYAHADLLEYFYATVSPMSSSEEETLWALWVPVQPIIIYGTEAFYTVLQSRKTSLNNKTLEDYKKERIDMVYSYILKKFYNYHSPLKHEQYNAYQNEETGLFQYYTVHINTDFIEATAKGPLPELNFGKLHAHIAQNTSSQYLEDILPLELFQFRGISVSTIQDVTAEKAIDNITKIRLNRTAETDDVVYKNVIQSLKTLVCSSKIEFDLFPFVRVNGKMVYGFGRGGTGILYKTWGDQTLTPEHFQRQASHYAANPNSFFSPDVAKESIREFSFLQTFVNDGVRSLALIPVFHNGVLVGVLAMHTWAPDSFDEKTFAKLEPAIPAIAQLMQIYIDEFNLEIENIIKEKFTSIQPAVQWKFNEIAWEYLYRRKKDASITETAPIRFTDVYPLYGAIDIRNSTVERNLAIQADLEHQLMQLLGLFTEAQAVQRSSLLDGMVFTCKTWLQKVAGEQLTTTEEGDITYFLQAESVEYLQHLSRQEPKLKERIESYVKNIAEVTDSNKHALDQSMTLLNNTINNYLESEQEQLQKGYPCYFEKFRTDGIEYDIYIGQSIAPEQPFSHFHLKSIRLWQLTSMAAIARITRSLLPSMPKALRTTQLIFLHNNTIDISFRTDERKFDVEGAYNIRYEMIKKRIDKVHIRDTEERLTQPDTIALIYFNDKDVEDYLPYIHYLQEEKVLDTEIEELKLEDLQGLTGLKALRVTVLPE from the coding sequence ATGCAGCAACTACTCATTGATTTTTCAGGCAATATGCCTGATGGACTACAAATCGATTCGGCTTTGTCGTTTAAGCCGTTCATAACTTTCCTGCACAAAAGGATCAAAGAAGAAAAAACGGTAAAGGCAGACTTCTTCAAAAATGTATTGGAAAAGTTTGAAGCCGCCAGGCTCCCGGATGAACTGAGCATAGAACAATTCTATGCCCATGCGGACCTGCTGGAATACTTCTATGCTACGGTATCTCCCATGTCCTCTTCGGAAGAAGAAACCCTGTGGGCACTCTGGGTGCCGGTGCAACCTATCATCATCTATGGTACGGAGGCTTTCTATACGGTGCTGCAAAGCCGTAAAACATCCCTGAATAATAAAACCTTAGAGGATTATAAGAAAGAAAGGATAGACATGGTCTACTCCTACATCCTGAAAAAATTCTATAATTACCACTCACCATTAAAACACGAACAATACAACGCATACCAGAACGAAGAAACAGGGCTGTTCCAATACTACACCGTTCATATCAACACGGATTTTATTGAAGCTACTGCCAAAGGCCCTTTGCCGGAACTTAATTTTGGCAAACTGCATGCACACATAGCACAGAACACCAGCTCCCAATACCTGGAAGACATCTTACCCCTGGAACTCTTTCAGTTCAGGGGTATCTCTGTTTCTACGATCCAAGACGTAACAGCCGAAAAAGCGATCGACAATATCACCAAGATCAGGCTGAACCGTACGGCGGAAACAGATGATGTGGTGTATAAGAACGTGATCCAGTCCCTCAAAACCCTGGTGTGCAGCAGCAAGATAGAGTTCGACCTGTTCCCTTTTGTGCGGGTGAACGGCAAAATGGTGTATGGCTTCGGACGTGGTGGTACGGGCATACTGTATAAAACCTGGGGAGACCAAACACTTACGCCTGAACACTTCCAGCGCCAGGCATCTCACTATGCAGCGAATCCCAACTCTTTTTTTTCGCCGGATGTGGCAAAGGAAAGTATCCGGGAATTCAGCTTTCTGCAAACCTTTGTCAATGACGGCGTACGCTCTCTCGCGTTGATCCCTGTATTTCACAATGGCGTACTGGTAGGTGTATTGGCCATGCATACCTGGGCACCGGATTCCTTTGATGAAAAAACATTCGCGAAACTGGAACCGGCTATCCCTGCCATTGCTCAACTGATGCAGATCTACATCGATGAATTCAACCTGGAAATTGAGAACATCATCAAGGAAAAGTTCACTTCCATTCAGCCTGCTGTGCAGTGGAAGTTCAATGAGATAGCCTGGGAATACCTGTATCGCAGAAAGAAAGATGCTTCCATTACAGAAACGGCGCCTATCCGCTTTACCGATGTATATCCGCTCTATGGCGCTATAGACATCCGCAATTCTACTGTAGAAAGGAACCTGGCCATCCAGGCAGACCTGGAGCACCAGCTCATGCAGCTCCTCGGCCTCTTCACGGAAGCCCAGGCTGTTCAGCGCTCTTCCCTGTTGGACGGGATGGTCTTCACCTGTAAAACATGGCTGCAGAAAGTAGCAGGAGAACAGCTCACCACTACAGAAGAAGGTGATATCACTTATTTCCTGCAGGCGGAATCTGTAGAATACCTGCAGCACCTTTCCCGCCAGGAACCGAAGCTGAAGGAACGTATTGAAAGTTATGTAAAGAACATCGCTGAGGTAACAGATTCCAACAAACATGCGCTGGACCAGTCTATGACCCTGTTAAATAATACCATTAATAATTACCTGGAATCAGAACAGGAGCAATTGCAAAAAGGTTACCCCTGTTATTTTGAGAAGTTCAGAACGGACGGGATAGAATATGATATTTACATTGGTCAATCCATTGCACCGGAACAGCCATTCTCTCATTTTCATCTGAAGAGCATCCGGTTATGGCAACTTACCTCCATGGCAGCTATTGCACGCATCACCAGGTCCCTGCTGCCTTCTATGCCCAAGGCCCTGCGTACTACACAACTGATCTTCCTGCATAACAACACCATTGATATCAGTTTCAGAACAGATGAAAGGAAGTTTGATGTGGAAGGAGCTTATAACATCCGTTATGAGATGATCAAAAAGCGGATCGACAAAGTGCATATCAGGGATACGGAGGAAAGATTAACACAACCGGATACAATAGCGCTGATCTATTTTAATGATAAGGATGTGGAAGATTACCTGCCTTATATTCATTACCTGCAGGAAGAAAAGGTACTGGATACGGAGATCGAAGAGCTGAAGCTGGAAGACCTGCAGGGGTTAACGGGGTTGAAGGCCCTGAGGGTAACGGTATTGCCGGAGTAA
- a CDS encoding SO2930 family diheme c-type cytochrome: MKRLILISIVLWGCGQPQQPKQAFEFKEKLSDYGFFTGELKTLTAAGGVQHYELSTPLFTDYALKDRFIVLPAGKSMQYRDSGTLDFPDSTFIIKNFAYNDTAHVKTLIETRLLFKDPFDQRWKVMNYLWNAEQTEAVKWITGKKVPITLLDDRQQRVTTVYQVPNTNDCKRCHSNNGELLPIGPKARNLHAHLQQWASNGSLKGMPALARVPVLPDWKDSVHYTVAQRARAYLDVNCAHCHTKGGDAYNTGLFLEYEQKDPAHLGFLKGPVSAGGGAGGLDYDILPGNADQSILAYRMNSTEPGTAMPELARTLVHKEGVALIRTWIDQLPRNQ, from the coding sequence ATGAAGCGATTGATCCTTATCAGTATTGTATTATGGGGTTGCGGTCAACCTCAGCAGCCTAAACAGGCTTTCGAATTTAAAGAGAAATTATCCGATTACGGTTTCTTTACAGGAGAACTGAAAACACTGACCGCAGCAGGCGGTGTGCAGCATTACGAACTCAGCACACCGCTGTTCACGGACTATGCGCTGAAGGACCGCTTTATTGTACTGCCCGCAGGAAAGAGCATGCAGTACAGGGATTCCGGCACACTGGATTTTCCTGACTCTACCTTCATCATTAAGAACTTCGCGTATAACGATACGGCTCATGTTAAAACACTGATCGAAACCCGTTTGTTATTCAAAGATCCCTTTGATCAACGCTGGAAGGTGATGAACTATCTCTGGAATGCGGAACAAACGGAAGCCGTTAAATGGATCACCGGGAAGAAAGTACCCATCACCCTGTTGGACGATCGGCAGCAAAGGGTTACTACGGTTTACCAGGTGCCGAATACCAATGATTGTAAAAGATGCCATTCCAACAACGGGGAACTGCTGCCTATCGGGCCTAAAGCCCGCAATCTCCATGCGCATTTACAACAGTGGGCAAGCAATGGCTCCCTGAAAGGTATGCCCGCTCTTGCCCGGGTACCGGTACTGCCGGACTGGAAAGACAGTGTACACTATACCGTAGCCCAACGGGCACGTGCCTACCTGGATGTAAATTGTGCGCATTGCCATACTAAAGGCGGGGATGCCTATAATACCGGCTTATTTCTTGAATACGAACAAAAAGACCCTGCACATCTTGGTTTCCTGAAAGGCCCTGTATCTGCGGGTGGCGGGGCAGGCGGACTCGATTACGACATCCTTCCCGGGAATGCTGACCAGTCTATCCTCGCTTACCGGATGAACAGTACAGAACCGGGCACGGCTATGCCTGAGCTGGCCAGAACATTGGTCCATAAGGAAGGGGTTGCGCTGATCAGAACATGGATAGATCAATTGCCACGAAATCAGTAA
- a CDS encoding parallel beta-helix domain-containing protein, with amino-acid sequence MKRYLSMLIVILAAACSAPKPPGDYKTMLSFGPGEEAKILEAFLSLTDSSSIELKEGLYKFDNLSLVQLKHISIKGAGPDKTILDFSGQTQGGEGIRVSEVKDFSISGITLRESKGDLLKINKSENVRITDLHTVWKAMDSSNGGYGIYPVLCNDVLIENCYAEGASDAGIYVGQTNKAVVKNCKAYKNVAGCEIENTTHAEVFDNEFYGNTSGFLIFDLPDLSQRGGHVKAYNNYIHDNNERNFAKSGSFGTTWGVGNAAPGSGVIIQATSDIELYNNRIVNNNSSAIIIVSGFFVDSKAGEKIKASYFPVSKNIYIHDNTLEMGPGFPEPVFAHHTGKILVAIEQQLNQQDASRKGARIPLILYDGISTNVITKEQKINPDSICIKQTGNNLFVNADALNIGTKNWRPGTDMTAFSCK; translated from the coding sequence ATGAAAAGGTATCTATCCATGCTGATTGTTATCCTGGCCGCCGCCTGTTCAGCACCTAAACCTCCGGGAGACTATAAAACCATGCTCAGCTTTGGCCCCGGGGAAGAAGCCAAGATCCTGGAAGCCTTCCTGTCGCTGACAGACAGCAGCAGTATTGAATTGAAAGAAGGGCTGTACAAATTCGATAACCTCAGCCTGGTGCAATTGAAACATATCAGCATCAAAGGTGCAGGGCCGGACAAAACCATCCTTGACTTCTCCGGCCAAACCCAGGGCGGCGAAGGTATCAGGGTATCAGAGGTAAAGGACTTCTCCATTTCCGGCATCACCTTAAGGGAATCCAAAGGAGACCTGCTGAAAATAAATAAAAGCGAAAACGTACGCATTACAGACCTGCATACCGTATGGAAAGCCATGGATTCCAGCAATGGCGGTTACGGCATCTATCCCGTGTTATGTAACGACGTATTGATCGAAAACTGTTATGCTGAAGGCGCATCTGATGCGGGCATCTATGTAGGGCAAACCAATAAAGCCGTAGTTAAGAATTGTAAGGCTTATAAAAATGTGGCGGGCTGTGAAATAGAGAACACTACCCATGCGGAAGTATTCGACAATGAATTCTATGGCAACACTTCCGGCTTCCTGATCTTTGACCTGCCGGACCTTTCCCAGCGGGGCGGGCATGTAAAAGCTTACAACAATTACATACACGATAATAATGAAAGGAACTTCGCCAAATCCGGCAGCTTTGGTACTACCTGGGGTGTGGGTAATGCAGCACCCGGCAGTGGTGTGATCATCCAGGCCACTTCTGATATTGAGCTGTATAATAACCGCATCGTTAATAACAATTCCAGTGCTATCATTATAGTATCGGGCTTCTTTGTGGACAGTAAAGCAGGTGAAAAGATCAAAGCCAGCTACTTCCCTGTTTCAAAGAACATCTACATACATGATAACACATTGGAAATGGGACCCGGTTTCCCTGAACCCGTATTTGCACACCATACCGGCAAGATCCTCGTAGCCATCGAACAGCAATTGAATCAGCAGGATGCTTCACGTAAAGGAGCACGCATCCCTTTGATCCTGTATGATGGCATTTCTACGAACGTGATCACGAAGGAACAAAAAATAAACCCGGATTCCATCTGCATCAAACAAACAGGCAACAATCTTTTTGTGAATGCGGACGCATTGAACATCGGCACAAAAAACTGGCGTCCGGGTACGGACATGACGGCATTTAGTTGTAAATAG